A single window of Cheilinus undulatus linkage group 12, ASM1832078v1, whole genome shotgun sequence DNA harbors:
- the LOC121518536 gene encoding dual specificity protein kinase CLK2-like — protein MAASRRQRTYAVDTTQEHKPGLTLLYVVFMCPIWAQFTLIVSINAEDQKTNIHDDLKSGGLNRCTPCSSSENQNLPDDSSLQPESASLGDNAVSADDEGGKRSHKFQSCEDDEEEGHLVYHIGLVMKDRYEIMTTLGAGAFGKVVECMDREKNERVAVKIVRNIDVFREVAKSEVAVLEEINSLDDDNRFACVRMLDWFEYHGHICIVFELLGLSTFEFLRQNEFLPFSVEQIRHMAFQLFRAVCFLHRNKLTHTDLKPENILFVCSDYDLEFNSETRSETKKLRSLDVKVVDFGTATFDHQHHESLVSTRHYRAPEVILDLGWNQSCDVWSLGCVLMEFYLGRTLFPTHDSFEHLAMMERVLGPIPPHLLRQTKKQNYVHNEHLNWDKQSSSDDYIRKHCQPLKQCMWRRNEDERQLFDLLSCMLEYDVCRRITLEEALWHPFFSPMRTQSKQRS, from the exons aTGGCGGCTTCACGTCGACAGCGCACCTATGCCGTCGACACGACACAGGAGCATAAACCAGGCTTAACACTGCTCTATGTGGTCTTTATGTGTCCCATATGGGCGCAGTTCACACTGATAGTCTCAA TAAATGCTGaagaccaaaaaacaaacatccatGATGATCTAAAGAGTGGAGGTTTGAACCGCTGCACACCCTGTTCCTCCTCAGAAAACCAGAACTTG CCTGACGACAGCTCGCTTCAGCCTGAATCCGCCTCCCTCGGTGACAACGCTGTCAGCGCCGACGATGAAGGAGGGAAGAGGAGTCACAAATTTCAAAGCTGTGAGGACGATGAGGAGGAGGGACACCTGGTCTATCACATCGGCCTGGTGATGAAAGACAGAT ATGAAATCATGACTACACTTGGAGCAGGAGCTTTTGGGAAAGTGGTTGAGTGTATGGACAGGGAGAA AAATGAGCGCGTCGCTGTGAAGATTGTGAGGAACATCGACGTGTTCAGAGAAGTGGCGAAGTCTGAAGTGGCCGTGTTGGAAGAGATCAACAGTCTGGACGATGACAACAGATT TGCCTGTGTGAGGATGCTGGACTGGTTCGAGTACCACGGTCACATCTGCATCGTTTTCGAGCTGCTCGGCCTCAGCACCTTCGAGTTCCTCCGACAAAATGAGTTTCTGCCGTTCAGCGTGGAGCAGATCAGACACATGGCCTTCCAGCTCTTCAGAGCCGTCTGCT tCCTCCATCGTAACAAGCTGACCCACACAGATCTGAAACCAGAGAACATCCTGTTCGTCTGCTCCGATTATGACCTCGAGTTCAATAGCGAGACG AGGTCTGAGACGAAGAAGCTGAGGAGTCTGGATGTGAAAGTGGTGGATTTTGGCACCGCCACATTTGACCACCAGCACCACGAGTCGCTGGTGTCCACGCGCCATTACCGAGCTCCAGAGGTCATACTGG ATCTGGGTTGGAACCAGTCCTGTGATGTTTGGAGTCTGGGCTGTGTGCTCATGGAGTTTTACCTGGGACGGACTCTCTTCCCG ACTCATGACAGTTTTGAACATCTGGCCATGATGGAGAGAGTCCTGGGGCCGATTCCTCCACACCTGCTCAGACAGACAAA AAAGCAGAACTACGTGCACAACGAGCATCTGAACTGGGATAAGCAGAGCTCCTCAGACGACTACATCAGGAAACACTGTCAGCCGCTGAAG CAGTGTATGTGGAGGAGGAACGAGGATGAGAGGCAGCTGTTCGACCTGCTCAGCTGCATGTTGGAGTACGACGTCTGCAGAAGGATCACCCTGGAGGAGGCGCTGTGGCACCCGTTCTTCAGCCCGATGAGGACGCAGAGCAAACAGCGCAGCTag
- the LOC121518537 gene encoding LOW QUALITY PROTEIN: glucose-dependent insulinotropic receptor (The sequence of the model RefSeq protein was modified relative to this genomic sequence to represent the inferred CDS: substituted 1 base at 1 genomic stop codon), with product MSYSRGTIPSVSVSPDEPPAQTEVKPVVMGVILSVFACLIISTNLLVAASLLKLLLKKSSQSWCFVLNLALADALVGVAITGLATEDFNSDNVTYNNAVDLPMNITQLTQGKSHCLMRMAFVMSPCTASVMTMFLISLDRYAAIKMPLRYSRLSGKGTAVGSLLVLWISAFTVGFLPVMVRQMQTDSYHGFCALFAVVHQVRMVALLSACFFPMVSVFVYIYLDILKISYSHHKQILQIRKAGSRTAEHGCNQEHHHQHQQMWMCLMVHVKALKTVGVLVGCFLLLWCPFFITCVVHLLCKSCNVTKMLENHLWLLGLSNSLINPLVYSCWQKEVRLQLAAMFSCCKGRSSASGLPHPTXRCNLQPPPLTKPAVSGADILNLSHDKAESNYLPQQAL from the exons ATGTCATATTCACGTGGCACCATCCCCTCTGTCAGTGTGAGTCCAGATGAACCCCCAGCCCAGACCGAAGTGAAGCCTGTGGTGATGGGTGTGATCCTGAGCGTCTTTGCTTGCCTTATCATCTCCACAAACCTTCTAGTAGCTGCGTCTCTACTCAAGCTTCTTCTGAAGAAGAGCAGCCAGAGCTGGTGCTTTGTCCTCAACCTGGCCCTGGCAGACGCTCTGGTGGGCGTGGCCATCACTGGTCTGGCGACAGAGGACTTCAACAGCGACAATGTCACCTACAACAACGCTGTCGATCTTCCAATGAACATTACGCAGCTGACACAAGGAAAGAGTCACTGCCTGATGCGGATGGCCTTCGTGATGTCGCCCTGTACAGCATCTGTCATGACCATGTTCCTCATCTCTTTGGACCGCTACGCAGCCATCAAGATGCCGCTGCGGTACTCCAGGCTGTCGGGGAAGGGGACGGCAGTGGGGTCGCTGCTGGTTCTGTGGATCTCTGCTTTTACAGTGGGATTCTTGCCAG TTATGGTGCGGCAGATGCAGACAGACAGCTACCACGGCTTCTGTGCCTTATTCGCGGTGGTTCACCAGGTGAGAATGGTGGCGTTACTCAGCGCCTGCTTCTTCCCCatggtttctgtgtttgtctacATCTACCTCGACATCCTGAAGATCTCCTACAGCCACCACAAGCAGATCCTCCAGATCAGGAAAGCTGGCTCCAGGACAGCTGAGCACGGCTGCAATCAGGAGCATCATCACCAGCATCAACAGATGTGGATGTGTCTCATGGTTCACGTGAAGGCCTTGAAGACTGTGGGGGTGCTGGTTGGCTGCTTCTTGCTGCTCTGGTGTCCATTCTTTATCACATGTGTAGTTCACCTTCTGTGTAAAAGCTGCAACGTTACTAAAATGCTGGAGAATCATCTGTGGCTCTTAGGATTGTCTAACTCCCTGATCAACCCCCTGGTATACTCTTGCTGGCAAAAAGAGGTGCGGCTACAGCTGGCGGCCATGTTTTCCTGCTGTAAGGGAAGATCTTCTGCTTCAGGACTGCCACATCCAACATAAAGATGTAATCTGCAGCCCCCTCCTTTGACAAAACCTGCTGTTTCTGGGGCAGATATCCTCAACCTTTCCCATGACAAGGCAGAGTCCAACTATCTGCCCCAACAAGCCCTTTGA